One Candidatus Polarisedimenticolia bacterium DNA window includes the following coding sequences:
- a CDS encoding biotin transporter BioY, with the protein MEWRATGHPRLVQESRTRNLVLLGGSSLGFALLIALSARIRLDLPGTPVPATLQTLSVLLAGGLLGPWGGVMAVCSYLGAGLSGAPVFASGGGPAYLLGPTGGYLIGFIPAAWLAGQVSRRTQRLSWLALGFAAATLIIHLFGWAQMAVLAGPAGAVKMGVAPFVAFDILKALLAASAVRLYAKREERPPEDRQPGASR; encoded by the coding sequence ATGGAATGGAGGGCTACCGGGCATCCCCGGCTGGTGCAGGAATCTCGGACTCGGAATCTCGTGCTTCTGGGCGGAAGCTCCCTCGGATTCGCGCTTCTGATCGCCCTGTCGGCCCGCATCCGGCTCGACCTCCCGGGCACCCCCGTCCCGGCGACGCTTCAGACCCTGTCGGTGCTCCTGGCCGGGGGGCTCCTCGGACCGTGGGGGGGGGTGATGGCGGTATGCAGCTACCTGGGCGCGGGGCTGTCGGGGGCCCCGGTCTTCGCGTCCGGCGGTGGGCCGGCCTATCTCCTCGGGCCGACGGGCGGCTATCTGATTGGCTTCATTCCGGCGGCCTGGCTCGCCGGCCAGGTTTCTCGGAGAACGCAGCGATTGTCATGGCTCGCTCTCGGCTTCGCCGCCGCCACCCTGATCATCCATCTCTTCGGCTGGGCGCAGATGGCGGTTCTGGCGGGGCCCGCCGGGGCCGTCAAGATGGGAGTGGCGCCCTTCGTCGCGTTCGACATCCTGAAGGCGCTCCTCGCCGCCTCGGCGGTGCGACTTTATGCCAAGCGGGAAGAAAGGCCGCCGGAGGACCGGCAGCCAGGAGCTTCGCGTTGA
- a CDS encoding thrombospondin type 3 repeat-containing protein produces the protein MPSRFSAQSGKGVLLVALALVATLLVPSVYTWAVKGGAKPGIDPNSQLDKRDIDPDALAYFQRTSIDAVNERPLDVAPLGNFNPNIPPPGQQRKGLIFTQQGFFNPKNPHAFDAIPADLRPAAAHAAPAGKGLGLGSGVGIIQISADALKVKGYDAIEAELKGMGVRILDTRADRALVVKGSDKAMAELVKASFVEASLPYAGAFKIDVNAGRQMLLDKVRANKKELDVHVTAWDPAEVEGLLKDMKNGHHDNVSMVEDGATILATLSVADLRKLARDERVRNISEVPEYQLSAFVFKEHPPTVQVGENENTGSATPYWDANVDGGGCGNGAVGNTDPRNCSTPVPATIVAVLDNGASTDAATLAHSTATLTEAQISALIGGGTHRKIAAYQLVVADTVPIGSTCDSVLSGAQTHGNVIAGMIAGNASALGFQFSMSHLVSQTSVPRALNLDGAARGARLAIQDAALTSQCTAAEIVERGANVSPGSLTARMDAAYTAGARLHVMAFGIPNWVANGQATGAGTYTAESSELDKYLVNNLEYQVFVPVGNRGFSLTNGRDLICDFFDGESSGGSDAQQLLTPPLGPIFRPLQASPPSTAKNVVAAGATCEDTGTMFGPFNEEENPQNFTAKGPASAASLRAVPIVTGVGNDRAPTGGGPVPMGMYTVRSRDNNQGGPVETEIDQQARGTSFGAASIASIATILEDYFHQGFYPTGDRVQGDRVSAVSGAAVKAMLAASADFSEEQLGNAGNTAGLDPNDDQVARSRASLVTVSGSPQVLGNNQQGYGRSVASHVLPIVNWPNETVPEDFAVISAGTPEKPALGLVVWDGVDPDGGGAATAEPAISNASTQHDHHFRVLGNAGQIRACVAWPDPPGDLLVNDLDLELIDPTGKVYDGNVYNAFNQVVGQWGLGRAGGDPDQADHFNAIECVHLHDNPDANPGTADNQIVDGVWTVRVKRGAGGAVAGQISQITGANEDANNNNRLDAGEDTDGDTFLDKGGQVYGLAVAGPLVVEKDGTNTAPQFASFPQSMARLDKIRYGCSDDAAVNVWESDASALQISGATTVRVYNTSGALVDTEANLKFNGASHVFSSIPVAVRLGSGSPAVGTPGNGVIEGDTGYTVEVTYVDATGGSRTAFGRAPMDCEPNFLGGIFVIPGQRNKTDLLFGGCDTDQFFDRNELVTYSVAVVNNSRLDEYTDVTATLLACAVPFGANNSCGTPAPLSILDSPKNIGRLPQGQPEAVTFSIKVNDVAVSGQLFLRLTLANTSNGTVLGRQVFNFQHALGSDRASLHYSTDFPNGSGSIQRDINRSLVIEPNDRPGLTLGLLDETVTFSSMFTPLAGKPGNNGAITNVICIGAGNPSGCVAADEAYPALGIFNSTGDSNGIVDRHVLTDTNPAGTDLIPWNFDANNGGWYTQRDAASNIGASAATLPVWHYVQNGTCGFQTQSKSNCVQANGTPGFDNGLGGGCVAIPAGAFVGGVWHTGSGVTGTCAVGGAACYLNSDCGANGPCNGGADNPECGNYGLAFNDLTGRRAEFLLDYFISPVIEKVNQGTDANGNPFTVEFQRLGFNESIQFYYNEPTLYIDVDNDIDHDVPKAIVRPGNGPRGDGTQYYIATQTGPIDPHYTVFYYNQVTFGPRTDPDGSLSAGTPTLTGDETGFTGFDNASGNDYYAIKPIIPTAPTNLRPFPGPCQGGAGSCPAGAAEPHVGEDTVAGPSRGLEFDSVDYEDNGLQFFTPGDAGNRFQIGLAFLYVEQNPIIPSASDGDFGVSVDDVVFEWDEVHPAAEATPSCSRIGIGAGEIAAGCKCATLSVDRTNLYDCNETLRVTVNDSRYGAGAASPCIAGTAGGSNDTIQVKVWSNSDPFPGETISLAESATAGVFTGQIQVSGVFNSPGVVFTVPGTETNVFVAYEDSQCDSNQNHIAGQSSFANLDGDGVPSCAGRDGIPGSSDDITTCNGLDGICGFNPATGSIDDVCTAPAGPSDNCPTVYNPLQVDDDGDKVGGTVVGGTYFGCDNCPFIYNPSQADGDLDGVGDVCDNDDVDNDGLINATDLCPDVPDEGHCTNDATIPCSTHGGPLAACVGGTCVAGQVLGGGGHGEACDDDPPSGCTPNVVGPDNYDGDAVCDETDNCDLTPNSGQADADGDGLGDACDGDCLGTCSNDATKRCFVNSNCVSPGTCTVSRVCSGTNDDADGDLVQDNQDNCAVTYNQTILPGSDPPVQSDDNFNLIGNACDPVGHFDENRDGIPDDVANGPFFAMAATCKNVPLAELVVLSPLVRDRAELGACPSANPAVRACLSGPNVGKACTTLGATCAGGATCADVANACGDGDAFGDPGERVRLGLVLQNITGINLTGINLSLSTGDPDIACILDAAITIASFPNGTTLDTRTLTPVDDAAQPTDGKFFEVVIASTTTTNTGTLPARGNLTLTMNSNEVGGTTVPIPVAFLEDIDVPTGATVTPTASRCDADLAPSFAGAACASDANCGNVPTSCKPGLIYEDFEIQGPSPTGTGGISQNNDFSSTFGFIERNAAADSNTSMVGQACFGFMEIGGRTGPQGCQIDPDFDTDWHFDSTTGPIPAEKAFHGTKSAHWGRHTDAAERKFDTTPLREIEAFDTNPINLTILPNATIGDLFMSFWHIADFADDNAINFQVDQSGDHADVQISVDQDPGAGDNFGRWQKLIPFQNVYDHTTQVWSWFGYCEFTPTDAANANVPGSFGETMCFPDGVWSHSGNVLGTNVFSFFNAQGPGSLGSIGEGIWVQSKFNLGLFLGQRVKFRWVGQGWDFGNGWDSYLEPPGAANPFDIGTRDDGWWIDSIQITGAVTTPIAPAVETTSIPLTSQCPATAAAKCNEALGTNGFTVDFRINDADGDGVIVVGESLLLDASQTANPGGCADGVAQFRFSKVDGGGTTVLQDWSTSGNLKLGNTATTSTSTNNAGDLYQVEVRCSSDFSCTTAPVGPPVGAVAGGCNVYAGPPPAATEPSLSGGLFGAVTCAGGTNPGTACTAAAQCLGGGTCSVPAPAAVTISNYLLNGPGTPPHLSMPRPVYGHAFVRTAALGVGNGLVAGGTDGGLTGTCTVSGCTPAAGFSNVASFTTNGLAGVSSCDIDAVQHACNPPTPSQISLDDSASNPLSANLYYYLGNIFTTPAGVTKVFATYGQARTESCSLSPTDHCGGSGGAGVKSSCLSCSITTATRCDVTADCPGGETCNNTSRGVCSSANGTRSTTPSCP, from the coding sequence ATGCCTAGTAGGTTCTCTGCGCAGAGCGGGAAAGGGGTGCTCCTCGTGGCCCTTGCTCTGGTGGCGACCCTCCTGGTGCCGTCCGTCTATACCTGGGCGGTTAAAGGAGGCGCAAAACCCGGCATCGATCCCAATAGTCAGCTCGACAAGCGGGATATCGATCCGGATGCGCTGGCTTATTTCCAGCGCACTTCCATTGATGCCGTCAATGAGCGGCCGCTGGACGTGGCCCCTCTCGGCAATTTCAACCCCAACATTCCGCCACCGGGTCAGCAGCGGAAGGGGCTGATTTTCACGCAGCAGGGCTTCTTCAACCCGAAGAATCCGCACGCGTTTGACGCGATTCCTGCGGATTTGCGCCCCGCGGCCGCCCACGCAGCGCCGGCGGGCAAGGGTCTGGGTCTGGGCAGCGGCGTCGGGATCATCCAGATTTCGGCCGACGCGCTGAAGGTGAAGGGTTACGACGCGATCGAGGCCGAGTTGAAGGGGATGGGCGTGCGCATCCTCGACACCCGCGCCGACCGGGCGCTGGTGGTGAAGGGCAGCGACAAGGCGATGGCCGAGCTCGTCAAGGCCTCCTTCGTCGAGGCGTCACTGCCGTACGCGGGAGCGTTCAAGATCGACGTGAACGCCGGCCGGCAGATGCTGCTCGACAAGGTGCGGGCCAACAAGAAGGAGCTGGACGTCCACGTCACCGCCTGGGACCCGGCGGAGGTGGAAGGCCTGCTCAAGGACATGAAGAACGGCCACCACGACAACGTGTCGATGGTGGAGGACGGGGCGACGATCCTGGCGACCCTGTCGGTCGCCGATCTGCGCAAGCTGGCGCGGGACGAGCGGGTGCGGAACATCAGCGAGGTTCCGGAGTACCAGCTCTCGGCGTTCGTGTTCAAGGAGCATCCGCCGACCGTGCAGGTCGGTGAGAACGAGAACACCGGCTCGGCGACGCCCTACTGGGACGCCAACGTGGACGGTGGCGGCTGTGGCAACGGCGCCGTCGGCAACACCGATCCGCGGAACTGCTCCACGCCGGTCCCGGCGACCATCGTGGCGGTCCTGGACAACGGCGCGTCGACCGACGCGGCGACCCTGGCGCACAGCACCGCGACCCTGACCGAGGCGCAGATCAGCGCCCTGATCGGGGGGGGGACGCACCGCAAGATCGCGGCCTACCAGCTGGTGGTCGCCGACACGGTGCCCATCGGCTCGACCTGCGACAGCGTGCTCTCCGGCGCGCAGACCCACGGCAACGTGATCGCCGGGATGATCGCCGGCAACGCCAGCGCCTTGGGCTTCCAGTTCTCGATGAGCCACCTGGTCTCCCAGACCTCGGTGCCGCGCGCTTTGAACCTCGACGGCGCGGCCCGCGGCGCGCGCCTGGCGATCCAGGATGCGGCCCTGACGTCGCAGTGCACCGCGGCCGAGATCGTCGAGCGGGGCGCCAACGTGAGCCCCGGCTCGCTGACCGCCCGGATGGACGCCGCCTACACCGCCGGCGCCCGGCTGCACGTCATGGCCTTCGGCATCCCGAACTGGGTCGCCAACGGACAGGCCACCGGGGCCGGAACCTACACGGCCGAATCCAGCGAGCTCGACAAGTACCTGGTCAACAACCTCGAGTACCAGGTCTTCGTCCCGGTCGGCAACCGCGGCTTCTCGCTCACCAACGGCCGCGACCTGATCTGCGACTTCTTCGACGGCGAGTCGAGCGGGGGGAGCGACGCGCAACAGCTCCTTACCCCCCCCTTGGGTCCCATCTTCCGCCCCTTGCAAGCGTCGCCGCCTTCCACCGCCAAGAACGTCGTGGCGGCCGGGGCGACCTGCGAGGACACCGGAACGATGTTCGGACCGTTCAACGAGGAGGAGAACCCCCAGAACTTCACGGCGAAGGGTCCCGCCAGCGCGGCCTCCCTGCGCGCCGTTCCGATCGTCACGGGCGTCGGCAACGACCGCGCCCCGACGGGCGGCGGCCCGGTGCCGATGGGCATGTACACTGTCCGCAGCCGTGACAACAACCAGGGCGGGCCGGTGGAGACGGAAATCGACCAGCAGGCCCGCGGCACCTCCTTCGGCGCCGCGTCGATCGCCAGCATCGCCACCATCCTGGAGGACTACTTCCATCAGGGCTTCTACCCCACCGGCGACCGGGTCCAGGGGGACCGGGTCTCGGCGGTTTCGGGCGCCGCGGTCAAGGCCATGCTCGCTGCCTCCGCCGACTTCTCCGAAGAGCAGCTCGGCAACGCCGGGAACACCGCCGGGTTGGATCCTAACGACGACCAGGTGGCCCGGTCGCGCGCCTCGCTCGTGACGGTGAGCGGCTCGCCCCAGGTGCTGGGGAACAATCAGCAAGGGTATGGACGCTCGGTGGCGTCGCACGTCCTGCCGATCGTCAACTGGCCGAACGAGACGGTGCCGGAGGACTTCGCAGTCATCAGCGCCGGGACGCCTGAGAAGCCGGCCCTCGGACTGGTGGTCTGGGACGGCGTGGATCCCGACGGAGGGGGAGCCGCCACGGCCGAGCCGGCGATCAGCAATGCCAGCACCCAGCACGATCATCACTTCCGGGTTCTCGGGAACGCGGGCCAGATCCGGGCCTGCGTCGCGTGGCCCGATCCGCCGGGCGATCTGCTGGTCAACGATCTCGACCTGGAGCTGATCGATCCGACCGGCAAGGTCTACGACGGAAACGTCTACAACGCCTTCAACCAGGTGGTGGGCCAGTGGGGTCTCGGCCGGGCCGGCGGGGATCCGGATCAGGCCGATCACTTCAACGCGATTGAGTGCGTTCACCTGCACGACAACCCGGATGCCAACCCCGGGACCGCCGACAACCAGATCGTCGACGGAGTTTGGACGGTGCGGGTGAAGCGCGGCGCCGGAGGCGCCGTGGCCGGCCAAATCAGCCAGATCACCGGAGCCAACGAGGACGCCAACAACAACAACCGTCTGGACGCCGGCGAGGACACCGACGGCGACACCTTCCTGGACAAGGGAGGCCAGGTCTACGGGCTGGCCGTGGCCGGTCCGCTGGTCGTCGAGAAGGACGGCACCAACACCGCGCCCCAGTTCGCCAGCTTCCCGCAGTCGATGGCGCGGCTGGACAAGATCCGCTACGGCTGCTCCGACGACGCGGCCGTGAACGTTTGGGAGTCCGACGCCTCAGCCCTCCAGATCAGCGGGGCGACGACCGTCCGGGTCTACAACACCTCCGGCGCCCTCGTCGACACCGAGGCGAACCTCAAGTTCAACGGCGCCAGCCACGTCTTCTCCTCGATTCCCGTGGCCGTGCGGCTCGGCAGCGGCTCCCCCGCGGTCGGGACCCCCGGCAACGGCGTCATCGAGGGCGACACCGGCTACACTGTCGAGGTGACCTACGTCGACGCGACCGGCGGCTCGCGGACCGCGTTCGGACGGGCCCCGATGGATTGCGAGCCCAACTTCCTGGGCGGCATCTTCGTGATCCCGGGACAGCGCAACAAGACCGACCTGCTGTTCGGCGGCTGCGACACCGACCAGTTCTTCGACCGCAACGAGCTGGTGACCTATTCGGTGGCCGTGGTCAACAACTCGCGGCTCGACGAGTACACCGACGTCACCGCCACGCTGTTGGCTTGCGCGGTGCCTTTCGGAGCGAACAACAGCTGCGGCACCCCGGCGCCGCTGTCGATCCTCGATTCGCCCAAGAACATCGGGCGTCTGCCTCAAGGACAGCCGGAGGCGGTCACCTTCTCGATCAAAGTCAACGACGTGGCGGTGTCGGGTCAGCTCTTCCTGCGTCTGACCCTGGCCAATACGAGCAACGGCACGGTCCTGGGCCGCCAGGTCTTCAACTTCCAGCATGCGCTGGGTTCGGACCGGGCGAGCCTGCACTACTCGACCGACTTCCCGAACGGCAGCGGCTCGATCCAGCGCGACATCAACCGCTCGCTGGTCATCGAGCCGAACGACCGCCCCGGCCTGACGCTCGGGCTGCTGGATGAGACGGTCACGTTCTCCAGCATGTTCACCCCGCTGGCCGGCAAGCCCGGGAACAACGGCGCCATCACCAACGTGATCTGCATCGGCGCCGGGAACCCCTCGGGCTGCGTGGCGGCCGACGAGGCGTATCCGGCGCTCGGGATCTTCAACAGCACCGGCGACAGCAACGGCATCGTCGACCGGCATGTCCTGACCGACACGAACCCCGCCGGCACCGACCTGATTCCGTGGAACTTCGATGCCAACAACGGCGGCTGGTACACGCAGCGCGACGCCGCCAGCAACATCGGCGCCTCGGCGGCGACTCTGCCGGTCTGGCACTACGTGCAGAACGGCACTTGCGGGTTCCAGACCCAGTCCAAGTCGAACTGCGTCCAGGCCAACGGCACGCCGGGCTTCGACAACGGTCTCGGCGGCGGCTGCGTGGCGATTCCCGCCGGCGCCTTCGTGGGCGGCGTGTGGCACACTGGAAGCGGCGTGACGGGTACCTGTGCCGTCGGCGGCGCGGCCTGCTACCTGAATAGCGACTGCGGCGCCAACGGTCCCTGCAACGGCGGCGCGGACAACCCGGAGTGCGGCAACTACGGCCTGGCGTTCAACGACTTGACGGGCCGGCGCGCCGAATTCCTCCTCGACTACTTCATCAGTCCCGTGATCGAGAAGGTCAACCAGGGGACCGACGCGAACGGCAACCCGTTCACCGTCGAGTTCCAGCGCCTCGGCTTCAACGAGTCGATCCAGTTCTACTACAACGAGCCGACGCTGTACATCGACGTCGACAACGACATCGATCACGACGTGCCGAAGGCGATCGTCCGGCCTGGCAACGGCCCTCGCGGTGACGGAACGCAGTACTACATCGCGACCCAAACCGGACCGATCGATCCCCACTACACCGTGTTCTACTACAACCAGGTGACGTTCGGTCCCCGGACCGACCCCGACGGATCGCTTTCCGCCGGGACCCCCACCCTGACGGGCGACGAGACCGGCTTCACCGGCTTCGACAACGCCAGCGGCAACGACTACTACGCCATCAAGCCGATCATCCCCACCGCCCCCACGAACCTGCGGCCTTTCCCCGGCCCCTGCCAGGGAGGTGCCGGCAGCTGTCCGGCCGGTGCCGCCGAGCCGCACGTGGGTGAGGACACCGTGGCCGGCCCCAGCCGAGGGCTGGAGTTCGATTCGGTGGACTACGAGGACAACGGCCTGCAGTTCTTCACGCCCGGCGACGCGGGCAACCGGTTCCAGATCGGCCTCGCGTTCCTGTACGTGGAGCAGAATCCGATCATCCCCAGCGCGTCGGACGGCGACTTCGGCGTGTCGGTCGACGACGTCGTCTTCGAGTGGGACGAGGTCCATCCGGCTGCCGAGGCGACCCCCTCCTGCAGCCGCATCGGCATCGGTGCCGGCGAAATCGCCGCCGGTTGCAAGTGCGCCACCCTTTCGGTGGACAGGACCAACCTGTACGACTGCAACGAGACCCTCAGGGTCACGGTGAACGACTCCCGCTACGGCGCGGGCGCCGCTTCTCCCTGCATCGCGGGGACCGCGGGTGGAAGCAACGACACCATCCAGGTCAAGGTCTGGTCGAACTCCGATCCCTTCCCTGGTGAAACCATCAGCCTCGCCGAATCGGCGACCGCGGGTGTCTTTACCGGCCAGATCCAGGTGTCCGGGGTGTTCAACTCCCCGGGCGTCGTCTTCACGGTTCCCGGAACCGAGACCAACGTCTTCGTCGCCTACGAGGACAGCCAGTGCGACTCCAACCAGAACCACATCGCCGGCCAGTCGAGCTTTGCGAACCTGGACGGTGACGGCGTGCCGTCCTGCGCCGGTCGCGACGGCATCCCCGGAAGCTCGGATGACATCACCACCTGCAACGGACTGGATGGCATTTGCGGCTTCAACCCCGCCACCGGGTCCATCGACGACGTCTGCACCGCGCCCGCCGGCCCCTCCGACAACTGCCCCACCGTCTACAACCCCCTTCAGGTTGATGACGACGGGGACAAAGTCGGCGGCACCGTGGTGGGGGGCACCTACTTCGGCTGCGACAACTGCCCCTTCATCTACAACCCGAGCCAGGCCGACGGCGATCTGGACGGCGTCGGGGATGTCTGCGACAACGACGACGTCGACAACGACGGCCTGATCAACGCCACCGACCTCTGTCCGGATGTTCCGGATGAGGGGCACTGCACCAACGACGCCACGATTCCCTGTAGCACCCACGGTGGTCCTCTGGCGGCGTGCGTCGGAGGAACCTGCGTGGCCGGACAAGTCCTGGGCGGCGGCGGACACGGAGAGGCCTGCGACGACGATCCGCCGAGCGGCTGCACTCCGAATGTCGTCGGTCCCGACAACTATGACGGCGACGCGGTGTGCGACGAGACCGACAACTGCGACTTGACGCCGAACAGCGGCCAGGCCGACGCCGACGGCGACGGTCTGGGCGATGCCTGCGACGGCGACTGCCTGGGCACCTGTTCCAACGATGCCACCAAGCGGTGCTTCGTCAACTCGAACTGCGTCTCTCCGGGCACCTGCACCGTCAGCCGGGTCTGCTCGGGGACCAACGACGACGCCGACGGCGACCTCGTCCAGGACAACCAGGACAACTGCGCCGTCACCTACAACCAGACGATCCTGCCCGGCTCCGACCCGCCGGTGCAGTCCGATGACAACTTCAACCTCATCGGCAACGCCTGCGACCCCGTCGGGCACTTCGACGAGAACCGCGACGGCATTCCCGACGACGTGGCCAACGGTCCGTTCTTCGCGATGGCCGCGACCTGCAAGAACGTTCCTCTGGCGGAGCTCGTCGTTCTCTCGCCGCTCGTCCGCGACCGGGCCGAGCTCGGGGCCTGCCCCAGCGCCAATCCGGCGGTTCGCGCTTGCCTGTCCGGGCCCAACGTCGGCAAGGCGTGCACCACGCTTGGAGCGACGTGCGCCGGCGGCGCCACCTGCGCCGACGTGGCCAATGCCTGCGGTGACGGCGATGCGTTCGGCGACCCGGGTGAGAGGGTCCGGCTGGGCCTGGTGCTCCAGAACATCACCGGGATCAACCTGACCGGCATCAACCTCTCGCTCTCCACGGGCGATCCCGACATCGCGTGCATCCTCGATGCCGCGATCACCATCGCGAGCTTCCCGAACGGCACGACGCTGGATACGCGCACGTTGACCCCGGTCGACGATGCCGCCCAGCCGACCGACGGAAAGTTCTTCGAGGTGGTCATCGCCTCGACCACGACCACCAACACCGGGACGCTTCCCGCCCGCGGCAACCTGACCCTGACGATGAACTCCAACGAGGTGGGCGGCACGACCGTGCCGATCCCCGTCGCCTTCCTGGAGGACATCGACGTTCCGACGGGAGCCACGGTCACACCGACGGCCTCCCGCTGCGACGCTGATCTCGCTCCGAGCTTCGCGGGCGCCGCCTGCGCCTCCGACGCGAACTGCGGCAACGTCCCAACCTCCTGCAAGCCCGGCCTGATCTACGAGGACTTCGAGATCCAGGGGCCGAGCCCGACCGGTACGGGCGGAATCAGCCAGAACAACGATTTCAGCTCCACCTTCGGGTTCATCGAGAGGAATGCCGCCGCGGACTCCAACACCTCGATGGTGGGTCAGGCCTGCTTCGGGTTCATGGAGATCGGCGGCCGCACCGGTCCTCAGGGCTGTCAGATCGACCCTGACTTCGACACCGACTGGCACTTCGACAGCACCACCGGGCCGATTCCGGCGGAGAAGGCGTTCCACGGCACCAAGTCGGCGCACTGGGGCCGTCACACCGATGCCGCGGAGAGGAAATTCGACACCACGCCTCTTCGCGAAATCGAGGCTTTCGACACGAACCCGATCAACCTGACGATCCTGCCGAACGCGACCATCGGCGACCTGTTCATGTCCTTCTGGCACATCGCCGACTTCGCGGACGACAACGCGATCAACTTCCAGGTCGACCAGTCGGGAGACCACGCGGACGTTCAAATCTCGGTGGATCAGGATCCGGGTGCGGGAGACAACTTCGGCCGCTGGCAGAAGTTGATTCCGTTCCAGAACGTCTACGACCACACGACCCAGGTCTGGTCCTGGTTCGGTTACTGCGAATTCACCCCGACCGACGCGGCCAACGCGAACGTCCCCGGCTCCTTCGGGGAGACGATGTGCTTCCCCGACGGCGTCTGGTCGCACTCCGGAAACGTCCTGGGGACGAACGTCTTCTCGTTCTTCAATGCCCAGGGTCCGGGATCTCTCGGCAGCATCGGTGAGGGTATCTGGGTCCAGAGCAAGTTCAACCTCGGCTTGTTCCTCGGACAGCGCGTCAAGTTCCGCTGGGTCGGCCAGGGCTGGGACTTCGGCAACGGCTGGGATTCCTATCTCGAGCCGCCCGGAGCCGCTAATCCGTTCGACATCGGGACGCGCGACGACGGCTGGTGGATCGACTCGATCCAGATTACCGGCGCCGTCACCACGCCGATCGCTCCGGCGGTCGAAACTACCTCGATCCCGCTCACCAGCCAGTGTCCGGCGACCGCGGCTGCCAAGTGCAACGAGGCCCTCGGCACGAACGGCTTCACCGTCGACTTCCGCATCAATGACGCGGACGGGGACGGCGTCATCGTGGTCGGCGAGTCTCTCCTCCTCGACGCTTCGCAGACGGCGAACCCCGGAGGGTGCGCCGACGGCGTGGCGCAGTTCCGCTTCTCCAAGGTCGACGGGGGAGGAACGACCGTTCTCCAAGACTGGTCCACCTCCGGCAACCTGAAGCTCGGAAACACGGCCACCACCTCTACCAGTACGAACAACGCTGGCGACCTCTATCAGGTCGAGGTCCGCTGCAGCTCCGACTTCTCCTGCACAACCGCTCCGGTCGGTCCGCCGGTCGGTGCGGTCGCAGGTGGGTGCAACGTCTACGCCGGACCGCCTCCGGCCGCCACCGAGCCGAGTCTCTCGGGTGGGCTCTTCGGCGCGGTCACCTGCGCCGGTGGCACCAATCCGGGTACGGCTTGCACCGCGGCCGCCCAGTGCCTCGGCGGCGGCACGTGCTCGGTGCCTGCGCCAGCGGCAGTCACCATCTCCAACTACCTGCTCAACGGACCGGGCACGCCTCCGCACCTTTCGATGCCGCGCCCGGTGTACGGTCATGCCTTCGTCAGGACCGCGGCTCTTGGCGTCGGCAACGGGCTGGTGGCCGGCGGCACCGATGGTGGCCTCACCGGAACCTGCACCGTCTCCGGTTGCACTCCCGCGGCCGGGTTCAGCAACGTCGCGTCGTTCACGACGAACGGACTGGCCGGGGTCAGCTCCTGCGACATCGACGCGGTGCAGCACGCTTGCAACCCGCCGACGCCCAGCCAGATCAGTCTGGACGACAGCGCCAGCAACCCGCTGTCGGCCAACTTGTACTACTACCTGGGGAACATCTTCACGACTCCCGCGGGAGTGACGAAGGTATTCGCCACCTACGGTCAAGCCAGGACCGAATCCTGCAGCTTGAGTCCGACCGACCATTGCGGTGGATCAGGAGGGGCCGGTGTGAAGAGCAGCTGCCTGAGTTGCTCGATTACCACGGCCACCCGCTGCGACGTTACTGCCGACTGCCCCGGAGGCGAGACCTGCAACAACACGTCAAGGGGCGTTTGCAGCAGTGCCAACGGGACGCGTTCCACCACACCTAGCTGCCCGTAA
- the larE gene encoding ATP-dependent sacrificial sulfur transferase LarE, translating to MSLPDGLERLRDTISRIGPMAVGFSAGVDSTLLLWAAHDVLGERAVGVTTVSASLPWIEKQEAARIAREIGAPHRFVDSGEMEDPRFLENGNRRCYFCKTELFQILRQEAARLGLGAVAYGAQKDDLGEFRPGMEAAREHGARAPLLEAGLGKAEIREISRHLGLSTWNKPAMACLSSRIPHGTPITPKVLGRVERAEEAVRAEGFRLFRVRAKGDAARLELARDEMGRLDENGLRQRLIERILQTGYASVFIDPLGYRPGGAAAFGNEAGWGLESPG from the coding sequence TTGAGCCTCCCGGACGGCCTCGAGCGGCTGCGGGATACGATTTCCCGTATCGGCCCGATGGCCGTGGGCTTCTCGGCGGGCGTGGACAGCACGCTTCTGCTGTGGGCGGCCCACGACGTTTTGGGGGAGCGTGCGGTGGGAGTCACCACCGTCTCCGCCAGCCTTCCGTGGATCGAGAAACAGGAGGCGGCGCGGATCGCGCGCGAGATCGGCGCGCCGCATCGGTTCGTCGACTCGGGCGAGATGGAAGACCCCCGCTTCCTTGAGAACGGGAACCGGCGCTGTTACTTCTGCAAGACCGAGCTCTTCCAGATTCTCCGTCAGGAGGCCGCGAGGCTCGGGCTCGGCGCGGTCGCCTACGGAGCCCAGAAGGACGACCTCGGGGAGTTCCGGCCGGGCATGGAAGCGGCCCGCGAGCACGGCGCCCGGGCGCCGCTTCTCGAGGCGGGGCTCGGCAAGGCCGAGATACGGGAGATCAGCCGGCACCTCGGCCTTTCGACCTGGAACAAGCCCGCCATGGCCTGCCTCTCGTCACGCATTCCCCACGGCACCCCGATCACCCCCAAGGTCCTCGGGCGCGTGGAGCGCGCCGAGGAGGCGGTGCGCGCCGAGGGATTCCGCCTCTTCCGGGTCCGGGCCAAGGGCGACGCGGCGCGCCTCGAGCTGGCCCGCGATGAGATGGGAAGGCTCGACGAGAACGGCCTGCGGCAGCGGCTGATCGAACGAATCCTGCAAACCGGCTATGCGAGCGTCTTCATCGATCCGCTCGGCTACCGCCCCGGAGGGGCGGCCGCGTTCGGAAATGAAGCGGGGTGGGGGCTTGAAAGCCCGGGATGA